Proteins encoded by one window of Streptomyces sp. LX-29:
- a CDS encoding Fur family transcriptional regulator, translated as MSDLLERLRGRGWRLTAQRRVVAEVLDGDHVHYTADEVHARAAERLPEISRATVYNTLGELVSLGEVLEVSTDGRAKRYDPNAHHAHQHLICSRCGTIRDVHPAGDPLADLPTEERFGFAVSAVEVTYRGLCPDCS; from the coding sequence ATGAGTGACCTGCTGGAACGACTCCGAGGACGCGGCTGGAGGCTGACCGCACAGCGACGGGTCGTCGCCGAGGTCCTCGACGGGGACCACGTGCACTACACCGCCGACGAAGTCCACGCCCGCGCGGCCGAGCGGCTGCCCGAGATCTCGCGCGCGACCGTCTACAACACGCTGGGCGAGCTGGTGTCGCTCGGCGAGGTTCTCGAGGTCAGCACGGACGGCCGCGCCAAGCGGTACGACCCGAACGCCCACCACGCCCACCAGCACCTGATCTGCTCGCGCTGCGGCACGATCCGCGACGTCCACCCGGCCGGCGACCCACTCGCCGACCTGCCCACGGAGGAACGATTCGGCTTCGCGGTCTCCGCGGTCGAGGTCACCTACCGCGGCCTCTGCCCCGACTGCTCCTGA
- a CDS encoding tetratricopeptide repeat protein: MEFMGDRASLLETGRYLHAREDAEDETRYRTGAEAGDTASMSVLGALLLRRGDLDGAEPFLRAATTAGDRAAANNLGVLLHQRGSTEEAANWWRIAAVAGSAAAAHALGRHHREQGDEPAAEYWLRQSAESGHALGAYALADLLEHRSDIGAERWFRAAAEHGHREAAYRLARILDQREPDPERGPSSAPHDTLARAREPEAEQWYRQAAARGHRRAALHLGTLLEERGDTREAGRWYLMSAKDGEARAACALGFLLRDAGDADSAAVWWHRAAQDGDGNAANALGALHADRGETQTAERWYRAALDAGDTNGAYNLGLLCAEQGRAAQAEQWYRRAAYAGHREAANALAVLLLQRGDAAGAEPWFSKAAEAGSVDAAFNLGILHAGRGEDALAHQWYERAATAGHTEAALQVAIALLRDGDDAAAERHLRCAADGGSAEAAFRLGALLDRAAADEEAREKAARAAGTAKGTGGDRSDNAAKAAGQPDASDGPTGRAGRSDRTDKGDKGDKGDRTEKGGKGAKGAKAAKGARTGGDAEDPRPEYEEWYERAARQGHRRAQVRVGMLAAARGEVVEAARWYRTAAEAGSSNGAFNLGLLLAREGSEPEAAVWWVRAAEAGHGRAALRLALLSARRGHLVEGQQWCARAVELGPAEVAERAARLRDALQQELTA, encoded by the coding sequence ATGGAATTTATGGGGGACAGGGCAAGTCTGTTGGAGACAGGGCGGTATCTGCACGCGCGTGAGGACGCCGAAGACGAGACGCGGTACCGCACGGGAGCCGAGGCGGGTGACACCGCCTCCATGAGCGTGCTCGGCGCGCTGCTGCTGCGCCGGGGCGACCTGGACGGAGCCGAGCCGTTCCTGCGCGCCGCCACCACCGCGGGCGACCGCGCCGCCGCCAACAACCTCGGGGTCCTTCTGCACCAGCGCGGCTCCACCGAGGAAGCCGCCAACTGGTGGCGCATCGCCGCCGTCGCCGGTTCGGCCGCGGCCGCGCACGCGCTCGGACGCCACCACCGCGAGCAGGGCGACGAGCCCGCCGCCGAGTACTGGCTCCGCCAGTCCGCCGAGTCCGGCCACGCCCTGGGCGCGTACGCCCTCGCCGACCTGCTGGAGCACCGCAGCGACATCGGCGCGGAGCGCTGGTTCCGGGCCGCCGCGGAGCACGGCCACCGCGAGGCCGCGTACCGCCTCGCCCGCATCCTCGACCAGCGCGAGCCCGACCCCGAGCGCGGCCCGTCCAGCGCCCCGCACGACACGCTGGCCCGGGCCCGCGAGCCGGAGGCCGAGCAGTGGTACCGGCAGGCCGCCGCCCGCGGCCACCGGCGCGCCGCCCTGCACCTCGGCACGCTCCTGGAGGAGCGCGGCGACACCCGCGAGGCCGGCCGCTGGTATCTGATGTCCGCCAAGGACGGCGAGGCCCGCGCCGCCTGCGCGCTCGGCTTCCTGCTGCGGGACGCCGGTGACGCCGACAGCGCGGCCGTCTGGTGGCACCGCGCGGCCCAGGACGGCGACGGCAACGCGGCCAACGCGCTGGGTGCGCTGCACGCCGACCGTGGCGAGACCCAGACCGCCGAGCGCTGGTACCGCGCGGCGCTCGACGCCGGTGACACCAACGGCGCCTACAACCTCGGGCTGCTCTGCGCCGAGCAGGGCCGCGCCGCCCAGGCCGAGCAGTGGTACCGCCGTGCCGCCTACGCCGGGCACCGCGAGGCCGCCAACGCGCTGGCGGTGCTGCTCCTCCAGCGCGGTGACGCGGCCGGCGCCGAGCCGTGGTTCTCCAAGGCGGCCGAGGCGGGCAGCGTCGACGCCGCCTTCAACCTCGGCATCCTGCACGCCGGTCGCGGCGAGGACGCGCTGGCGCACCAGTGGTACGAGCGGGCCGCCACCGCCGGGCACACCGAGGCGGCCCTCCAGGTCGCCATCGCCCTCCTGAGGGACGGCGACGACGCCGCGGCCGAGCGGCACCTGCGCTGCGCGGCGGACGGCGGCAGCGCGGAGGCCGCCTTCCGACTGGGTGCGCTGCTGGACCGCGCGGCGGCCGACGAGGAGGCCCGGGAGAAGGCGGCCAGAGCCGCCGGCACGGCCAAGGGGACCGGGGGCGACCGTTCTGACAACGCTGCCAAGGCGGCTGGTCAGCCGGACGCGTCCGATGGGCCCACCGGTAGGGCGGGCCGGTCCGACCGGACGGACAAGGGCGACAAGGGCGACAAGGGCGACCGGACCGAGAAGGGCGGGAAGGGCGCCAAGGGGGCCAAGGCCGCCAAGGGGGCCAGGACCGGCGGCGACGCCGAGGACCCCCGCCCCGAGTACGAGGAGTGGTACGAGCGTGCCGCTCGCCAGGGCCACCGGCGCGCCCAGGTGCGCGTCGGCATGCTCGCCGCCGCGCGGGGCGAGGTCGTCGAGGCGGCCCGCTGGTACCGCACCGCGGCCGAGGCGGGCAGCAGCAACGGCGCCTTCAACCTCGGCCTGCTCCTCGCGCGGGAGGGCAGCGAGCCCGAGGCCGCCGTGTGGTGGGTGCGCGCCGCCGAGGCAGGCCACGGTCGGGCAGCCCTCCGTCTGGCCCTTCTCTCGGCCCGCCGCGGCCACCTCGTCGAGGGGCAGCAGTGGTGTGCCCGCGCCGTGGAGCTGGGCCCGGCGGAGGTCGCCGAGCGGGCCGCTCGCCTCCGGGACGCCCTCCAGCAGGAGCTCACGGCCTGA